In Oscillatoria acuminata PCC 6304, a single window of DNA contains:
- a CDS encoding ABC transporter substrate-binding protein, producing MSHRANLGAIGWLPGSFCTLLLYPMFEEAIAIGAKSKETPACFVKISRQIKIKKKEQFNSDTIQFASILFLHTMNQRWTRRQTLWMLVGAAGGLALHACTPPTNNQSPALGLFTWVGSTPLYIAQAQGFFQNRGLNLDIKVFNANTDANTAFISRRLDAVSPVGSEAVTLAAAGKAFRIVLVQDTSVGADGILARSSITSLSDFRGKQIAVEEGSVSHFFLLQVLDTVGLGAEDFTLINAPPDSAAAAYQSGNIPIAVTYSPYLQQANTAQPDGRIIYDSSEMPTAINDLYVFDADYADRNPEMVEAFVAGVLEGLAFLEANPEEGVAIASTQLGIPPDELQEGLQGVRLPDLDANIEMLANSESELYLLNTMNSLAQFLQSRNQIQQVPDLTPFIDPKFVLALRDKQSS from the coding sequence TTGAGTCATAGAGCAAATTTAGGGGCGATCGGGTGGTTGCCAGGTTCGTTTTGCACTCTCCTATTGTATCCGATGTTTGAGGAGGCGATCGCGATCGGGGCGAAATCGAAGGAGACGCCCGCCTGTTTTGTAAAGATTAGCAGACAGATAAAAATCAAGAAAAAAGAACAATTTAATTCAGATACAATACAATTTGCGTCTATCCTATTTCTTCACACCATGAATCAACGTTGGACTCGTCGTCAAACTCTGTGGATGCTAGTTGGTGCCGCTGGGGGTCTGGCTTTACACGCTTGTACTCCTCCGACTAATAACCAATCCCCTGCCCTAGGTTTATTTACCTGGGTGGGTTCTACTCCCCTTTATATTGCCCAAGCTCAAGGCTTTTTTCAGAATCGGGGCTTAAACTTAGATATTAAAGTCTTTAATGCCAATACTGATGCCAATACGGCTTTTATTTCTCGGCGGTTAGATGCGGTTTCTCCCGTTGGATCGGAGGCGGTGACTTTAGCAGCAGCAGGCAAGGCATTTAGAATTGTTTTAGTCCAAGATACTTCTGTCGGGGCGGATGGAATTTTAGCCCGCAGTAGTATTACCAGTTTATCTGATTTTCGCGGTAAACAAATTGCGGTGGAAGAAGGCAGCGTCAGTCATTTCTTCTTGTTGCAAGTGTTGGATACGGTGGGTTTAGGGGCAGAAGATTTTACGCTCATTAATGCACCACCGGATTCAGCAGCGGCAGCTTATCAATCGGGAAATATTCCCATTGCCGTCACTTATTCACCCTATTTACAACAAGCCAATACTGCCCAACCCGATGGACGAATTATTTATGATTCTTCCGAAATGCCGACGGCCATTAATGACCTTTATGTGTTCGATGCTGACTATGCCGATCGCAATCCGGAAATGGTAGAAGCCTTTGTTGCCGGAGTTTTGGAAGGATTGGCATTTTTGGAAGCAAATCCCGAGGAAGGGGTGGCGATCGCCTCCACTCAATTAGGCATTCCACCGGATGAATTACAAGAGGGATTGCAAGGGGTGCGTCTCCCGGATTTGGATGCCAATATCGAGATGCTGGCGAATTCTGAGAGTGAACTCTATTTATTAAACACTATGAATTCCCTCGCCCAATTCTTACAATCTCGAAATCAAATCCAACAAGTTCCTGATTTAACACCCTTCATTGACCCGAAATTTGTTCTTGCCCTGCGAGACAAACAATCCAGCTAA
- a CDS encoding Uma2 family endonuclease: MTQTLVPPPEAGSHLVLYGVSWEMYEQLLAIFAEHPTPRMNYYKGTLELMTPLPEHQTYSWTLGRLITALSEELEMEICGLKSTTWRSQPKAVGKEADECFYIQNEPAIRGKLKINLAVDPPPDLAIEIDTTHSSVNQMEIYAELAIPEVWRWQKGKLSLYCLTDTGYVESENSLAFGSFPVKELVRFMQLDSEKGENARLREFRQWVRSQLQR, from the coding sequence ATGACTCAAACCCTAGTTCCCCCCCCAGAAGCCGGTTCCCATCTGGTCTTATATGGCGTCAGTTGGGAGATGTATGAACAACTGCTGGCTATTTTTGCAGAACATCCGACCCCGCGCATGAATTACTACAAGGGAACTTTAGAACTGATGACGCCGTTACCGGAACATCAAACCTATAGCTGGACCTTGGGACGCCTGATTACGGCCCTATCGGAGGAACTGGAGATGGAAATTTGCGGGTTGAAATCCACAACCTGGCGATCGCAACCCAAGGCAGTGGGCAAAGAAGCCGATGAATGTTTTTATATTCAAAATGAACCGGCAATTCGAGGGAAATTAAAGATTAATTTAGCCGTAGATCCCCCGCCAGATTTAGCCATTGAAATTGATACAACCCATTCCTCTGTGAATCAAATGGAGATTTATGCGGAACTAGCAATTCCCGAGGTATGGCGTTGGCAGAAGGGGAAACTCAGCCTTTATTGTTTGACTGATACGGGGTATGTAGAATCAGAGAACAGTTTAGCGTTTGGGTCGTTTCCGGTGAAAGAATTGGTGCGATTTATGCAGTTAGACTCGGAAAAAGGAGAAAATGCTCGACTGCGGGAATTTCGGCAGTGGGTGAGATCGCAACTCCAACGATAA
- the queG gene encoding tRNA epoxyqueuosine(34) reductase QueG → MNSPMNPTVTEIKAKAQELGFHQVGIAAIAPPDPAPVAALQQWLAQGYHAQMDWMTNPKRQDIRQVMPEVQSAICVALNYYTEHQHPQDPAYAKISRYGWGRDYHKILHKKLKTLTLWLQGHNPEVQARYYADTGPVSDKVLAQRAGIGWIAKNGNVISRQYGSWIFLGEVLTNLPLTPDSPHTSHCGTCTRCIQACPTGAIAQPFVVDANRCIAYHTIENRAETLPDSIQPHLSGWVAGCDICQEVCPWNQRFAQPTDVGEFQPYPENVSPTLAELADISEEEWDRRFRASALRRIKPEMWRRNARANLERIKRGGNH, encoded by the coding sequence ATGAATTCTCCCATGAACCCCACCGTCACCGAAATCAAAGCTAAAGCCCAGGAACTGGGATTTCATCAAGTTGGGATTGCGGCGATCGCACCCCCAGACCCTGCTCCTGTTGCCGCTTTACAACAGTGGTTAGCCCAAGGCTATCATGCTCAGATGGACTGGATGACTAATCCTAAGCGGCAGGATATCCGCCAAGTTATGCCCGAAGTCCAATCGGCTATCTGTGTGGCCCTTAACTACTACACGGAACACCAACACCCTCAAGACCCTGCCTATGCCAAAATCTCTCGCTATGGTTGGGGACGGGACTATCATAAAATCCTGCACAAAAAGCTCAAAACTCTCACTCTGTGGCTGCAAGGGCACAACCCGGAGGTTCAAGCCCGCTATTATGCCGATACAGGTCCAGTTTCGGACAAGGTGTTAGCACAACGGGCCGGAATCGGTTGGATTGCTAAAAATGGCAATGTGATTTCTCGACAGTATGGTTCCTGGATCTTTCTCGGAGAAGTTCTCACCAATTTACCCTTAACCCCTGACTCTCCCCATACGTCCCATTGCGGCACTTGTACCCGGTGTATCCAGGCTTGTCCTACCGGGGCGATCGCTCAACCCTTTGTAGTCGATGCTAATCGGTGCATCGCCTATCATACCATCGAAAATCGTGCAGAAACCTTGCCCGACTCCATCCAACCTCACTTAAGCGGCTGGGTTGCGGGTTGTGATATTTGTCAGGAGGTTTGTCCTTGGAATCAACGCTTTGCTCAACCGACGGATGTGGGTGAGTTTCAACCCTATCCTGAGAATGTTTCACCGACTCTGGCAGAGTTAGCGGATATTTCTGAGGAGGAGTGGGACCGACGGTTTCGGGCGTCAGCGTTGCGTCGGATTAAACCGGAGATGTGGAGGCGGAACGCTAGGGCAAATTTAGAGAGGATTAAGAGGGGAGGTAACCACTGA
- the surE gene encoding 5'/3'-nucleotidase SurE — translation MKLLISNDDGIYAPGVYALAQALQGANHEVTVVCPDRERSATGHGLTMHHPIRAEVVESVFDPRIKAWACSGTPADCVKLALWALLDSPPDFVLSGINRGQNLGTDILYSGTVSAAMEGTIEGIPSIAFSLASYGSHDFQPGAEFAVSLLRFLETNPLPASMLLNVNIPAVPAEKFAGVALTRQGIRRYVDIFEKRVDPRGKTYYWLAGEVLEEVEQALDPKLGVPLPTDVDAIRKNYITLTPLHYNLTSPVGVDLLKGWEFPLK, via the coding sequence ATGAAACTTTTAATTAGTAATGACGATGGCATCTATGCCCCTGGGGTTTATGCCTTAGCCCAGGCCCTTCAGGGTGCGAACCATGAGGTGACGGTGGTTTGTCCCGATCGCGAACGTTCTGCCACGGGACATGGATTAACCATGCACCATCCCATCCGCGCTGAAGTGGTGGAATCGGTGTTTGACCCCCGGATCAAAGCCTGGGCCTGTTCAGGGACCCCAGCAGATTGCGTGAAATTGGCCCTGTGGGCTTTATTGGATAGTCCCCCAGATTTCGTCCTCTCTGGGATTAACCGAGGGCAAAATTTGGGGACGGATATCCTCTACTCGGGGACCGTCTCGGCGGCAATGGAAGGAACCATCGAAGGAATTCCCAGTATTGCCTTTAGTCTAGCCAGCTATGGGTCCCACGATTTCCAACCCGGGGCGGAATTTGCTGTTTCTTTATTGAGATTTTTGGAAACAAACCCGTTACCGGCCTCTATGTTGTTGAATGTGAATATTCCGGCGGTACCCGCCGAGAAATTTGCAGGGGTGGCCCTGACTCGCCAAGGGATTCGCCGCTATGTGGATATTTTTGAAAAGCGGGTTGACCCTCGGGGGAAAACTTATTATTGGTTGGCCGGGGAAGTGTTAGAAGAGGTGGAACAGGCTCTGGACCCGAAATTGGGGGTGCCGTTACCCACGGATGTGGATGCCATTCGGAAAAATTACATTACCCTGACCCCCCTCCATTACAATTTGACCTCTCCGGTGGGGGTGGATTTATTGAAGGGATGGGAATTTCCATTGAAATAA
- a CDS encoding GNAT family N-acetyltransferase produces the protein MSSIQNSNEKRVGPEIQTKRLTDGDRKLAKKLFTLMAEVFAEESEPLSDDYLDSLLNRADFWAIAAFVDHDIVGGITAHTLPMIRSESSEVFIYDIAVRKDHQRQGIGRHLMTVLCESVATVGIRDLFVCADNEDIHALDFYQALGGVPSPVTLFTFSADEV, from the coding sequence ATGAGCAGCATTCAAAACTCCAATGAAAAAAGAGTCGGTCCTGAGATTCAAACAAAAAGGCTAACTGATGGCGATCGCAAATTAGCGAAAAAGCTATTCACCTTGATGGCTGAGGTGTTTGCAGAAGAGAGTGAACCCTTGAGCGATGATTACCTGGATTCTCTCCTCAATCGAGCAGACTTTTGGGCGATCGCCGCCTTCGTAGATCATGACATCGTGGGGGGTATCACAGCCCATACTCTACCCATGATCCGAAGTGAGTCGTCAGAGGTTTTCATTTACGATATTGCCGTCAGAAAAGACCACCAGCGCCAGGGTATCGGACGGCACTTGATGACCGTACTTTGTGAGAGTGTAGCCACTGTCGGAATCCGGGACCTGTTTGTGTGTGCAGACAATGAGGATATTCATGCCCTTGATTTCTATCAAGCATTAGGAGGCGTTCCTTCTCCGGTGACTCTCTTTACCTTCTCCGCCGATGAAGTGTAA
- the pheS gene encoding phenylalanine--tRNA ligase subunit alpha has product MTTQLSDLENQLENLRQDAVGAVASVTTLDELEQLRVNYLGKKGQLSQILRGMGKLEAADRPRIGSLANEVKEALQSQLEGRNQDLLQAQIQQQLAAETLDVTMPGVYRPQGRIHPLNAVIDRAIDIFVGMGYTVATGPEMETDYYNFEALNTPQDHPARDMQDTFYLPDGNLLRTHTSPVQIRYMENHEPPVRIVAPGRVYRRDTVDATHAAVFHQIEILAIDKGITFTDLKGTLKEFVRQMFGEDLPLRFRPSYFPFTEPSAEVDVQWKGKWLEVLGCGTVDPNVLKAVGYDPEVYTGFAAGFGVERFAMVLYQIDDIRRVYSSDLRFLQQL; this is encoded by the coding sequence ATGACTACTCAGCTTAGTGATTTAGAGAACCAACTAGAAAACCTGCGTCAGGACGCAGTGGGGGCAGTCGCCTCGGTGACTACCCTGGATGAACTCGAACAACTGCGAGTCAACTACCTAGGCAAAAAAGGGCAGCTTTCTCAAATCTTGCGAGGGATGGGAAAATTAGAGGCTGCGGACCGACCCCGAATTGGTTCTCTTGCCAACGAGGTCAAGGAAGCGCTGCAAAGCCAACTGGAAGGGCGAAATCAGGATTTACTCCAGGCCCAAATTCAACAGCAACTCGCGGCAGAAACTCTGGATGTGACGATGCCGGGAGTGTATCGTCCCCAGGGTCGGATTCACCCTTTGAATGCGGTAATTGACCGGGCGATCGATATTTTTGTGGGGATGGGGTACACCGTCGCCACGGGTCCAGAAATGGAAACGGACTATTATAATTTCGAGGCCCTGAATACGCCTCAAGACCACCCAGCGCGGGATATGCAGGATACCTTCTATCTCCCCGATGGCAACCTGCTGCGGACTCATACCTCGCCGGTGCAGATTCGCTACATGGAAAACCATGAGCCTCCGGTGCGGATTGTGGCCCCAGGGCGGGTGTATCGTCGGGATACGGTGGATGCCACTCATGCGGCAGTGTTCCATCAGATTGAAATTTTGGCGATAGATAAGGGGATTACCTTCACGGACCTCAAAGGCACGTTGAAAGAGTTTGTCCGCCAAATGTTTGGGGAAGATTTACCCTTGCGCTTCCGTCCGAGTTATTTCCCCTTCACTGAACCTTCTGCTGAGGTAGATGTGCAGTGGAAAGGGAAATGGTTGGAAGTGTTAGGATGTGGCACCGTTGACCCGAATGTGTTAAAAGCGGTGGGTTATGATCCGGAGGTTTATACAGGATTTGCCGCTGGATTTGGGGTGGAACGGTTTGCGATGGTGTTGTATCAAATTGATGATATTCGCCGGGTTTATAGCAGTGATTTACGCTTTTTGCAGCAACTATAG
- a CDS encoding ABC transporter permease, whose protein sequence is MKPRSPKPYLKPSIFWSIRQGFPYRLRIVLAISALAIPLVVWSILSYGGWISPMLLPTPTAVFSAGILMFAQENLWGDVVASFLRVAAGFFAAAAVGIPIGIAMGTFYSMDSLFSPIVGTVRYMPVAAFIPLIIVWFGLGESAKIVIIFLGIVFYNAIMIADAVKFIPNELLNAAYTLGANRWHILWRVILPASVPSILDTLRVNIAGAWNFLVISELIAADRGLGFRIARAQRFVQTDRVLVTIVVIGAIGLLLDLAFKTLSKRVTPWAEHSQH, encoded by the coding sequence ATGAAGCCGCGATCGCCTAAACCCTATCTTAAGCCTTCCATATTTTGGAGCATTCGGCAAGGATTTCCTTACCGACTCCGGATTGTGTTAGCCATCAGCGCCCTAGCGATTCCCTTGGTAGTTTGGTCTATTTTAAGCTATGGCGGATGGATTTCACCCATGCTATTGCCCACTCCCACCGCTGTTTTTAGCGCAGGCATTTTAATGTTTGCCCAAGAGAACTTATGGGGGGATGTAGTTGCCAGTTTCCTGCGCGTCGCTGCTGGATTTTTTGCGGCTGCTGCTGTTGGCATTCCCATCGGCATTGCCATGGGAACCTTTTACAGCATGGATAGTTTATTCAGCCCAATTGTGGGAACAGTCCGATATATGCCCGTGGCAGCATTTATTCCCCTAATCATCGTCTGGTTTGGACTGGGAGAAAGTGCCAAAATCGTGATTATTTTTTTAGGAATTGTCTTCTATAATGCCATCATGATTGCCGATGCAGTCAAGTTTATTCCCAATGAACTGTTAAATGCGGCTTATACCCTAGGTGCAAACCGATGGCATATTTTATGGCGAGTAATTTTACCCGCATCGGTGCCCAGTATTCTGGATACCTTGCGGGTGAATATAGCTGGGGCTTGGAATTTCTTAGTGATTTCTGAATTGATTGCAGCCGATCGCGGGTTAGGGTTTAGAATAGCCCGGGCGCAACGGTTTGTGCAAACCGATCGCGTCTTAGTGACAATTGTAGTGATTGGGGCGATCGGCTTACTCCTGGATTTAGCCTTTAAAACCCTATCCAAACGAGTCACCCCTTGGGCGGAACATTCTCAACATTAA
- a CDS encoding ABC transporter ATP-binding protein yields the protein MNQAAPELDFPKLEVKGLYKTFDRLVVLENINIHLQANEFVCIVGASGCGKSTLLNIIAGLATPTSGTVLIDGEAVLGPGCDRGMIFQNYSLFPWLTVSDNIGFGLSLKGITKAERQERIHYYLEVVGLKKFSNAYPKQLSGGMKQRVAIARALANEPEVLLMDEPFGALDAQTKEQMQQFMIELWSKTQTTILTITHDIEEGIFLSQRMYVMSPHPGKIQEETAIPLPSDRHLDLKLTPEFIEIKRHLIHTLRT from the coding sequence ATGAACCAAGCCGCCCCCGAACTGGATTTCCCCAAACTCGAAGTCAAAGGACTTTATAAAACCTTCGATCGCCTGGTGGTATTAGAGAATATCAACATCCACCTCCAAGCCAATGAGTTTGTCTGTATTGTCGGGGCATCTGGGTGCGGAAAATCGACCCTATTAAACATTATAGCAGGACTAGCAACCCCCACATCCGGGACCGTGCTGATTGATGGAGAAGCCGTTTTAGGACCCGGGTGCGATCGCGGCATGATTTTCCAGAATTACTCCTTATTTCCCTGGTTAACCGTGAGCGATAATATTGGATTTGGGTTATCCCTCAAAGGCATAACCAAAGCCGAACGACAGGAGAGAATTCACTACTATTTAGAAGTCGTCGGATTGAAAAAATTTAGCAATGCCTATCCCAAACAACTCTCTGGCGGCATGAAACAACGAGTGGCGATCGCCCGTGCCTTAGCCAACGAACCCGAAGTCTTGCTCATGGATGAACCCTTTGGAGCCTTAGATGCCCAAACCAAAGAACAAATGCAACAATTCATGATAGAACTCTGGTCAAAAACCCAAACCACAATATTAACCATCACCCACGACATCGAAGAAGGAATTTTTCTCTCCCAGCGGATGTATGTCATGTCTCCCCATCCCGGAAAAATCCAAGAAGAAACTGCCATTCCATTACCCAGCGATCGTCATTTAGACCTCAAACTCACCCCAGAATTCATAGAAATCAAACGCCACCTCATTCACACCCTGCGAACCTAA